The Magnolia sinica isolate HGM2019 chromosome 11, MsV1, whole genome shotgun sequence DNA window GCTGCAAAAGACATCCATCCTCATCTCCATAAGACAGTCAACCCATGAAAAACATGATCTTTCCAATTTCCAAACTTACTACTAATAGACATTCTATAGTCATAAGCTGTTGATGCTTATGTACTATCGACGTTATAGGAGCGccattcaaaattttccaatttggTCGGCTGCTCCGTGGTACATCAGCAAGACGCTATGCATGCAAATGTCAGTTTTGGAGCATCAACAATACCTTAATCACATTAAAAATATGCCATTTAATGAAGTTTTAATCTATAATATAGAAAGCACACAATTAGTGATGCACACACCATGCAAAGCTTGGTAATGTGGGTAATTGGTTCCCTACAGTGGGGTCCATCCACAAGCAAGTGAAATGGATGATGCCATGGTGGTAAACCCCTCTGTACATTGTGCAGTGTCTCTCTGTATCATTCCCTGTAAAATCAATATGGGAATCTAATCAACATGTGCAATGCTTCAGGTATGAAAGCCAGAATTCAACCTGTGCTTACCAATGCCTTACTTAGGCTTCTAAAATTAAGTTTCCCACCTTAATTTTTGTTGGAAGTGTAAGAGCAAACCCAACAGATGCGAGTTAGGCTATGCCCATTGAGTACATTACATCTGGATGCTCGTTTATGATTGTGTACAGCATTCGGCCGAGCTTTCACAGGTATCATCAGGGTCCGAGTTCATGCAGTGCTTGTATCTTATGTCTCCAGGATGAGGAAAACATCAACCACCTCTATAGCTATTGCGCCTTCGCGGGGAAAGTGTGGGAAAGATTCTCTCTTTTGGAGGTCTATTGAGTCATGAATTTGCTATCCATATGACATGCATTCCTTCCTGGGTTTTCCTTTAAAGACTTTCCAGGCAACTGGGGGGGATCCTCTTCTTTGTATTAGCAAGATGACTTCTGATTATCCTTCTCGTCTCTCCTTTTTATTGCCCTTTTAATAAAATCTCACGTGTTTTTGTATCTTCTTAGTTCtttgtatgttttattttattttattttattaataaaatctcACATTGCCCttcaaatttataaataaataaattaattaaaaaagtaCATGCAATGTAAAGAACAGTGGAACTCTGTTTCCACCTCCTTGATGTAgatatctctctctcactcttttttTAAAGTATTGTTAtacctcaaaaaaaaaagaaaaaaaagaaaaaaagaaaaaaaaagagtagaatAGTGGAATATGTAGAGGTATATTTAGTCATTTTGTACTAATAACAATTACTGTAGTTGCTTCTAATGGAAGAGCAATTTAATCATTTTTGAACTGATCGCCTAAGGCAACGACACCAAAACTTGTGTTGTCGTACCATCTTTCCCGCCAGCATAACCCATCATGAATATCACCCTtaacaaaaatcaggctgatcctttcggtaggtgggccacacctgtattgGTTGTAAATTGATTCCAACAGAGTGGCCTTTTTCGCCAGGTAATCTTCGTGGCAGGACCTACCAATTCATGGTACAGATGTTGTTCATATAGGTGCAAGAAGCATGAAGCGAAACAGTGACTGGTTCGGGTACAGGAATGAGGaagtctgtttcaaaatgttagcaagcatAAACAGCCAGGAAGTGGGAGCAGCACTTGGTTAGAATGATCGTGCAACAAAGGTCCttcacaagtggcatgttggtggAAAAACTGGTACCACACCACAAGTCGGGGTTCCATCGCCTGTGGGTAATCAGTTGTCTAATCAATTTCATAAACCCATGAAAGGTATGATCATCAGAGATGGTAATTCAATTCTAACAAGTCCAACAAACCTGAATGAAGAAAGAACTAGCTATTCAGCAATGAGAACTTGCCTGTAAGGACTTCGTTTAAATTTCTCTGCAACTGATAACAAGAGCCCAAGGTACTTATTCCTTCCGTCTGCCTTTGAATCCAAAATGTCAGGGAGGAAAGCCACAAAACAGATGGCAGCAGGGGCACACTTTTCTTCCATCACATCCTAGCAAATATCACCataagcattttttttaaaatcatcagTAAAAGACCTGTGAGCAACCAACCATTTAAATGAAGAGACAACAAAGATTACTACCGGGCCAGTCAGTTCGGTGGTTTCAGGTGGAGCTATATTAGTCTCCAGCTGCTCCAGTGCAAATGATTCAATTGCGGAAGCAGTTCGTGCACCCTCATAAGGATATGGACTATCTTTATCAATCCCAAACACTAAAATGGTAGGGAATCCTTGAACCTTGAATCTGCTCATTAGAGACTGCATGACCTTGCGGGTTAGTAACTATACACTACCAAGAAGCATGGAACTGAGTTTAACTCTCAAATGCAGCAGTTTTATTATTAACAGTATCCAACTTCAGCTAACACAAGTGGTATTAAACAATAACAACCTTACACATGGCCATCTTTATGAAATGCATGggcatttgcatatcttatgcaTGATATAGCATTATTGTTGAACCTTAAAAGTTAAAACTGCATTCTCACATTTCTCATCGATTAGTAAAAGCAAAGGAAAGAACAAACAGTTACATAGAGAGCGAACAAAAGAACAAACTATAATCTAGTGGGAGACTCATCCCAAATATAATTGAGGGTGGTCCAAAAACTACCTCTTTTGCAAGAGAATCAGTCTACAAATCTGCATCAAGATGAATACAGAAGAAAGTCACCACTGCAGACTTAACATATCCGTATTGTACCATAAAGTCCATGTTCGCGAACCATTGTCTTTCCTTACCCACCTTACTCTGTAAGGGGAGATACTGTCAAGGGAGTAACTACTTAACACCTATAAGAGTGCTTCAATATCCCAATACACCAATCTCACCGCATctagatcatcatcatctcatCATAACATTGTCCAGCTATGCGAGGTTGGCCTCCTGAATCTTGTATCATCAGTCATTCTACATATTAGGGCTCTACAGTCAGTAAGAGAGCAGGCCTTCCTATCCCTTCTCCCTGAACCCAGATAGATAATCCCTAATAATTTCCCCTAGTTCAACCAGACCTAGATTATCTACTGAGCTTCTGTTGGAATTTATTTTTAAGCCTTCATTAtacaagggagagaagaaaatgATGGGTCATGGAACTGAAAAACTTGGCTAAACCAGCCTCTAGTAGATCAAGTTGGATCAGTTACAAGTTTGCAAAGAGGATTGGATGAAGAACTGGCTAGAAAGCGTAGGTGCAGGAAAAATTCAAGAATGCTATATTCGAGCAAAAATGAACAAGGTATGGTTTCATATCCAACTCTAGCTACCACTTTAAGGGCACGTTCGGACACGCTTTCGTGAAAGTGGGATTTCCACAAAGGGTTTTGAAGCCTGCTTTTTTGGGCAACTCACCAAAAACCATTCCAACATGTGCAGAGCCTATTTTGTCGAATGGGGGGTCAGAAGagggtttgcaaagtgcatccaaacacaccacaCCAACTGCGGTTTGGCCCAAAATGAAGTTTAGGCCTCAAACACCCCTTTTGAGGGTGTGTCCAATGGGCCCCAAGGATgtgtttgaattttcaattgaATTGAACTGAAACAGCTCAGTTCAATAAAGAACAACAATGGGGCCAGCTTCATTACACAAAAATCTGGGACTCGCCCTGAAATACCATCAGTATGGCTTCATGTCTAACTTGAAATGCAAGGAACTTAAATTAGGAATTAGGGAGTCATTACAAATTAAAATGACCCCAGTTTCACCATTTCCTCCATTAACTACAATGAACTGAATGAATTGCAAAACAAAGTCACCCTATAGTATTCGAAGTACTTTTTCTATTCCCTAAAGCGACGACTTCCATGTACATGCAGCAAAAATAGAGCCCATGGTGGTAATTAATTccaatgattttatttatttatgcagGATAATGTATAATTACCTTCTCAGCATCACAATCAACATGGCCCAGCTTCACCTTCCCCTTCAGGTTATTTGAAGCTTTCTTCCATTCCGGTGCCAACTTTTTACAGTGGCCACACCTAAAAaaagaacaggaaaaaaaaaagcagatcaaACTTATGGGAATTCATAGTTCTTCATTGACAAATTAATAAATAAGCACCAATTAAAGGAAGAAAATATCACAATTGTCCAACAAATTCAAAATCTCCACTAACTAAATCATCAATTGGAAGTGACAACAAACTTACCAAGGTGCAAAAAATTCCACTATCCAGAGTTCTTTGCTTTTAAGAACTAGTTCATCAAAGTTATGAGAAGTCAGTTCTACTGATGCGCTAGTTACAGTTTTTTCACTTGAACCTCCATCTGCCTTTCCACTTAAACGCTCCTTCAAAAGCGCCTTAATCTGTACAACCCTCAGCCACCTCAGAATTTGCATATATAATATTCTAGAGATCGAGAAGACTAAACTTAATTGGAAGATAAGAACTCCAGAAGAGCAAATAACAGTATTATATGCATGTAAACATTTAAGGTACTTGATTCAGACTGTATACttaccagtgtttcaaatagcgcctgcAGTGTAgcagtagcgtacgctacgtagcatagcgtggctgtagcgctacgtagcgttcTAAATAACGTAAATCCCTTGTAGCGTATGGTACAAGGGTCGTAGtgtacgctacagctacgtagcgcaTAGCGTCCGTAGTGTTCTAAATAACGTAAATCTCCAGTAGCGTACGCTGcaagggtcgtagcgtacgctacagctacgtagcgcaTAGCGTctatagcgtaagctacaatgcattttttttacttttttatttttttaaaaattaatttttccatgttttctttgtatctaatgttgaggaatgtgacacttgtattgtccTTAATACTTTTCACCtatgagattttatttttttcttttcataattgcgacttgtggtttcaattagacattattaattaaggtggtttgcttagaaagttgttgatgtgataattatttgatttggcttatatatgtggattagcTTTTGATAAATAATAACTAagaacttgtttgaacatgcttataattgatcaaatgaatcatcttttaggcatttttatatttttttccttgtttccactatttattatatttgtcctatttttaaattaaaaaatagaagtatcatgtagcttacgctacaagCTACAtatttatgctacacgctatagagggctgagcgttacgcatcacgctaccgctatttaaaacactgatatttACATTACTAACACAAGGACAGATGATTTGGATCGATTAATGGACAGTTAAAGAAATTGTGTAAAGAGAAGATACAGAAAGATTAAGTGACCACTGACTGTTACTCCCTTTACAAGATAAAAGTATAGACCACAATTGTTCACTCACAGAAAACAAGGGATTGTAATGAAATATGGTGGAAATAAATAGGGCATGCATCAACATCACCGAGCAATTGTGTCAGAGCAAATTCGCCACACGTGGCCGTGATACAGCAGCACAAAGACCAACATTACAACTTTACAGCCATATATTTTCTTGTGCTCTTTTCAAAATATAGAAACTGTCTTAGGAGAGTGATGAATCCTTGGCCGATGCATCGGAGTAAATCACATGATCGACTGGTGATGAAGGcaacaatttaaaaaaaaggtgGAAATTATTACTGAGCCAAGCTAATGATAATCAATCAGTGTCAAGACAATATACAATGCCCCGCCCAAATTTTGCATTTTAGgctcgggttttcagtttgtacaagtggagcCATGGTTCAGGGATCCAAATACTGatatgatggaccccatggcagatgggccatgtcccaaaaAAACCCCGAACAGAGTAAGATCCCAGCCATAGAATATTTGGCCCTTTtctgttgaatgtgaaccattgcgGTGTTTCATTATGTTGGCCTGTTTGTTGGTCACCAActgaaagatttggatttttCCATGTGGGAGACTTTTTGGTGCATAGGCCATCCTCATCATGGTCcataatatcaatggtttggatcactctaTCAGCACGGCCTATACAAACTGAAAATCTGTGCAAAGTgtacaattttttttatattttattttaacacacgcacagacaccccacacactcacgctagtggaatttcaccacccatgggtgctcgaaccctcgaccgggtgttaaaactcctgagagtctaccacccgatcaagagtaaggacccgagcAAAGTGTACAAATTTATGGTCCAAGCATTGAAAATACCTCATAAATGTCAGCTAAGTGAAGTCACAATCATATTGGAATAATTAAAACAATACCTTTGACGACAGTAATCAATCAATGAACTAAAGCAAAAATAATTTTCATCAACAGCCCCATACAGTTAATAACTTTTTTAGGACCAAAATATTAAGCTTCTACCAactcatgaatcatgaaattatgAGTTTCAGGAAACAGTAGCCACAAACCTGCTGCAATGCGAATTCTGCAATCGGTTTGACATCCCTTGCTCCTTGATAATCTACTGGAGGCTTACCAGGGGAAAACACCTTTATAGTTGGAAATCCTTTGATCCCATATTCCTATATAAGCCAGCAGATAACTCATCAGAAAGATAGCAACAAAATGTCACTATCAGTTTATTAATTCCAACGCATCTTGATCCCGGCCTTTGTGACATACCACTACAATGTCGATTGTTAACGTGGCATACTTGTTGAAGATCCAAGCCGTTCCATCAGGCAGGTCCTACTAtgtgccctagcccaagaatcaggctggtccactcatcagtggGCCAATGTAAGCACAAACTGATGACAAGTGAACGTCTAAAAAGAAAACTATGCTGATACATGGCAttctgcctgatgagtggaccagcatgAATGTTGGACCACGGCAcagtggggcacacctgatggacagattggatgttccAAACGCATTCAATCTTAGCACACATCCTGTGTGAAGATAAATTGGGACCACACCCATGTGAATTAGTGAAACTCATTTCTTCATTAGgatcaaggtattccaaaatggttatgtaacatccgtaatggtaacagtggtaacCGTTATAGGTTACGGGGTCATAATGGCTGTAACCACAAAAGACCCATTATGGGGCTGACATATGTCTGTTCAAGTAAAATAAAACCCATAACGACCCCTGCTACAGCCTATATCATAATGGTAACAGCggtggctgttacagccaccgttaccattatggaatacctgaATTAAGATATTCTTATAAACACAAGTGGAGCATTAATGCACTAAGAAAAGGATAGAATCTGGTTGAATGTCCTATCTAGTCGTGCATAACACTGAATGAACGTTCaggaaaaataagatcatggtcAAGATTAAGTCTTTAAGAGCATATAAGCCTGCTCCATGcagaagaataaaacaataacaaaagggggaaaaaaaaaaagtggcaaaAGTTGAGTGATCGAGCATCTCATCATTAACATCCTGACTATTTTTTAATATGGAATGCTAATTGTACATTCTTTTGCAGATGAGTTCCCAGGGGGGCATGTGACAGACATGTACATAGCCCAAACTGTTAATCCAACAGGCCCCACCATATATTGTCCATGgcccaaaaaaacaaaacaggTAGAATGATCTGAGTAAAGGGACAACAAGTGACAACTGCTGGTATTTAGGCATTGCTGTGATCGATTGGTTAGGACTTACGATGTCTATTCagcattatttttttttagagcATGGTTCAAGCAATCTATgtcccaccagatgaattcaCATCCAATTAATGTTCCTCTTGGGATCTTGTTCCCATTttcacattacaaaaaaaaaaaaaaaaagatgacacATATCATTAATGATAAATAATTCACTGTGTTCCTGACAAGAAATTCTCAAATGGAATAATGTGGACAATCATATTCAATATCGACAATATTTCACGTCAGCAAGTATCTGTATCGAACCTGAGCAAGCGACTTGTGAGCATCCGCATCAAGAGCTGCCACAGTAGCGACACCCTTCATTACAGTCGCCGCTTTCTCCCAAATCGGCGTCAGGGCTTGGCAATGGCCGCACCATGGCGCGAAGAATTCAACCAATACAACCCTGTTCGAGTCCAAAACCTGCCCAAATTCTCAGTCACGAAAAGAAAATAAGTATATACCAAAAAGGCATTTGATCCACTGCTTCTGGAGGCAAGTGGCGATGACCCAAACCACACATCCAGAGGGCTCCTCCATCGATGAGCCACAAGCTAAAAACCActttgattgaacaatcctaaccatctatatGTGGGCCATTACTGACTTCTATACTCTACTGTCCATTTGTATGCCACTGAATACAGAATTACGATTGTCCAAACAGCAAGATTTCTGAACGATCATCAGTTGACTACTTTGAcctatcaaatgaacggtttcGATCTGAGTCcagatatgccacgtgtacaaaaaaGGACATGGAAGCGTAGTACTTCCAGTGCTCCTAGTTCCACAGGATCCGGTCCCTAGAAAACATGGATTTACAATTACACCCCCTACTTCTGATTTCTGAGACCATGACAATGGTATGATCTGATAAGAA harbors:
- the LOC131219600 gene encoding protein disulfide isomerase-like 2-3 translates to MKQNPSPAVEKTAAGEQSFVFPPRKLKKMPSTLLALFLALLHFGARAGALYAPSSPVLQLTPSNFKSKVLDSNRVVLVEFFAPWCGHCQALTPIWEKAATVMKGVATVAALDADAHKSLAQEYGIKGFPTIKVFSPGKPPVDYQGARDVKPIAEFALQQIKALLKERLSGKADGGSSEKTVTSASVELTSHNFDELVLKSKELWIVEFFAPWCGHCKKLAPEWKKASNNLKGKVKLGHVDCDAEKSLMSRFKVQGFPTILVFGIDKDSPYPYEGARTASAIESFALEQLETNIAPPETTELTGPDVMEEKCAPAAICFVAFLPDILDSKADGRNKYLGLLLSVAEKFKRSPYSYVWAAAGKQPDLEKQVGVGGYGYPALVALNVKKGAYAPLRSAYELDQVVEFVKEAGRGGKGNLPLGNTPVIVKTEPWDGKDAEILEEDEFSLEELMGEEDTSKDEL